A DNA window from Pedomonas mirosovicensis contains the following coding sequences:
- a CDS encoding protein adenylyltransferase SelO family protein, with translation MTKAEYQPAQDILTLGEAFYDAVEPADFPKHIIRFRNQRWAERVGLDDLSDAEWINHFGRFQPLPGSLPNPLALRYHGHQFRVYNPDIGDGRGFLFAQLRDVEDHRLLDLGTKGSGQTPYSRFGDGKLTLKGGVREVLATEQLEALGVYTSKSFSLIETGEALTRHDEPSPTRSSVLVRLSHSHIRYGTFQRLAYFSLADEMIQLTDYVLARYVPDAPGPETALEERVSALLDHAVKGAARLVSSYMAAGFVHGVLNTDNINITAESFDYGPWRFAPIYDLAFTAAYFDEYGLYAYGRQAEALHWNVYQLAKALLTIVPKEVVTPVLETFPEHFENELVSAIFRRLGVVPAEDEQRNLALLQAMERFLIDTKVGLERFYFDWYGGSLSEGRRDKSSAANTYAGEDAAPLREQIATFQPSDAARQNLAHPYFAEENPCTMLIDEVEAIWAAIDERDDWEPFNAKIASIRRMGEAYGRKP, from the coding sequence ATGACCAAGGCCGAGTATCAGCCCGCGCAGGACATTCTCACCCTGGGCGAGGCGTTCTACGATGCCGTCGAGCCCGCCGACTTTCCCAAGCACATCATTCGCTTCCGCAACCAGCGCTGGGCGGAGCGGGTGGGGCTGGATGACCTCTCCGACGCGGAGTGGATCAACCACTTCGGGCGCTTCCAGCCGTTGCCGGGCTCCCTCCCGAACCCGCTCGCGCTGCGCTACCACGGCCACCAGTTCAGGGTTTACAACCCGGATATCGGCGACGGGCGCGGCTTCCTCTTTGCCCAATTGCGGGACGTAGAGGACCACCGCCTGCTCGACCTCGGCACCAAGGGATCGGGCCAGACGCCCTACAGCCGCTTCGGCGATGGCAAGCTCACGCTGAAGGGCGGCGTGCGCGAGGTGCTGGCGACCGAGCAGCTGGAAGCGCTGGGGGTTTACACCTCCAAGTCCTTCTCGCTCATCGAGACCGGGGAGGCACTCACCCGCCACGACGAGCCCTCGCCCACCCGCTCCTCCGTGCTGGTGCGCCTGTCCCACAGCCACATCCGCTACGGCACCTTCCAGCGGCTGGCCTATTTCAGCCTGGCTGATGAAATGATCCAGCTTACCGACTATGTGCTCGCCCGCTACGTGCCGGACGCGCCGGGGCCGGAGACGGCGCTGGAAGAACGGGTCTCGGCCCTTCTCGATCACGCGGTCAAGGGTGCGGCAAGGCTGGTCTCCAGCTACATGGCGGCCGGGTTCGTCCATGGCGTTCTGAACACCGACAATATCAACATCACCGCCGAGAGCTTCGACTACGGCCCCTGGCGCTTCGCCCCCATCTACGACCTCGCCTTCACTGCCGCCTATTTTGATGAATACGGCCTCTACGCCTATGGCCGGCAGGCGGAGGCGCTGCACTGGAACGTCTACCAGCTGGCCAAGGCGCTGCTCACCATCGTGCCCAAGGAGGTGGTAACGCCGGTGCTGGAGACCTTCCCCGAGCACTTCGAGAATGAGTTGGTTTCCGCGATTTTCCGGCGGCTCGGGGTCGTCCCCGCCGAGGACGAGCAGCGCAACCTCGCGCTCCTCCAGGCCATGGAGCGGTTCCTTATCGATACGAAAGTGGGGCTGGAGCGCTTCTATTTCGACTGGTACGGCGGCTCGCTTTCCGAGGGTCGCCGCGACAAATCGTCCGCCGCCAACACCTACGCGGGCGAGGACGCCGCGCCGTTGCGCGAGCAGATCGCCACCTTCCAGCCGAGCGATGCGGCGCGGCAGAACCTCGCCCACCCCTATTTCGCGGAGGAAAACCCCTGCACAATGCTCATCGACGAGGTGGAGGCCATCTGGGCGGCCATCGACGAGCGGGACGACTGGGAGCCCTTCAACGCTAAAATCGCCAGCATTCGCCGCATGGGCGAAGCCTACGGCCGCAAACCCTGA
- a CDS encoding sensor histidine kinase, translating to MKPALAFRPQARERSISPLTARILAVNLFAVLMLAGGIFYLDEFRNRLIEQRRDEMQTQASLMAGSLSELAALTPETPTLDPTRAADLVTRLAEATQARIQVFLPDGRTVIDSNMLPDRAVIRTQLKPGWRRKVALWLDRMVELVAAAPRLEPYRDLPSRETFRLPEVSAAARGDAASQLRLSEAGTVVVSVAEPIQRVQRVMGVVVLTADTRDITKVVRAERLASFKIFCLVLALTVLVSFFLARTIVRPIRRLARAADRVRQGRARDVIVPRLPKRTDEIGQLARALSDMTQALHLRMDAIEAFAADVSHEIKNPLSSLRSAVETLERVKDPALQKQLLGIIQGDVQRLDRLITDISDASRMDAELSRARFEPVDLGQMISTLIEVQRLNAKQRNVTIAYAGPRPGTAMVMGLETRLGQVARNLIDNAVSFSPEGGSVRVMLTVDDRTVRLMVDDDGPGIPEGTEENIFKRFYSERPSGEDFGQHSGLGLAISKQVVEAHGGHITAANRVQGDAVLGARFTVDLPAASRPGREAGK from the coding sequence ATGAAACCGGCGCTCGCCTTTCGCCCGCAAGCGCGGGAGCGGTCCATCTCTCCGCTGACGGCCCGCATCCTCGCCGTCAACCTCTTCGCCGTGCTCATGCTGGCGGGCGGCATCTTCTATCTCGATGAATTCCGCAACCGGCTGATCGAGCAGCGGCGGGACGAGATGCAGACCCAGGCCTCGCTGATGGCCGGCAGCCTGTCGGAGCTGGCGGCGCTCACGCCGGAAACCCCCACGCTCGACCCGACGCGCGCCGCCGATCTCGTCACCCGGCTGGCGGAGGCGACGCAGGCGCGCATTCAGGTATTCCTGCCTGATGGCCGCACCGTCATCGACAGCAACATGCTGCCCGACCGGGCCGTCATCCGTACCCAGCTCAAGCCCGGCTGGCGGCGCAAGGTCGCGCTCTGGCTCGACCGCATGGTCGAACTGGTTGCCGCCGCGCCCCGGCTGGAGCCCTACCGGGACCTGCCATCCAGAGAGACGTTCCGCCTGCCAGAGGTGAGCGCTGCCGCGCGGGGCGATGCCGCCAGCCAGCTGCGGCTCAGCGAGGCGGGCACGGTGGTGGTGAGCGTCGCCGAGCCGATCCAGCGGGTGCAGCGGGTGATGGGCGTCGTCGTGCTGACCGCCGACACGCGGGACATCACCAAGGTGGTGCGCGCCGAGCGGCTGGCCTCGTTCAAGATCTTCTGCCTGGTGTTGGCGCTCACCGTGCTCGTGTCGTTCTTCCTCGCCCGCACCATCGTGCGGCCGATCCGGCGGCTGGCCCGTGCGGCGGACCGGGTGCGCCAGGGCCGCGCGCGGGACGTGATCGTGCCGCGGCTGCCGAAGCGCACCGACGAGATCGGCCAGCTCGCCCGCGCCCTTTCGGATATGACCCAGGCGCTGCACCTGCGGATGGACGCCATCGAGGCATTCGCGGCGGACGTGAGCCATGAAATCAAGAACCCGCTCAGCTCGCTCCGCAGCGCGGTCGAGACGCTGGAACGGGTGAAGGACCCGGCGCTCCAGAAGCAGCTGCTGGGCATCATCCAGGGCGACGTGCAGCGACTTGATCGGCTTATCACCGATATTTCCGATGCCTCGCGCATGGACGCCGAGCTGTCCCGCGCCCGCTTCGAGCCGGTGGATCTTGGCCAGATGATCTCCACCCTCATCGAAGTGCAGCGATTGAACGCCAAGCAGCGCAACGTCACCATCGCCTATGCGGGCCCGCGCCCCGGCACGGCCATGGTCATGGGGCTGGAGACGCGGCTGGGGCAGGTGGCGCGCAATCTCATCGACAATGCGGTTTCCTTCTCGCCCGAAGGAGGCAGCGTGCGCGTTATGCTCACCGTGGACGACCGGACGGTGCGGCTCATGGTGGACGACGACGGCCCCGGCATCCCCGAGGGGACCGAGGAGAACATCTTCAAGCGCTTCTATTCCGAGCGGCCCTCTGGCGAGGACTTCGGCCAGCACTCGGGGCTGGGGCTCGCCATTTCCAAGCAGGTGGTGGAGGCCCATGGCGGGCACATTACCGCCGCCAACCGGGTGCAGGGCGACGCGGTTCTGGGCGCGCGCTTCACGGTGGACCTGCCGGCGGCTTCCCGCCCCGGCCGGGAGGCAGGAAAATGA
- a CDS encoding TetR/AcrR family transcriptional regulator — translation MVTISPSEEAASADASATTRMRLLLAAIELIGEHGVEGTSLRRINELAECRNSSAVHYHFGGREKLIGAAMEFIGSRWETDTLTSHGITSTEALIEAVGKSLLDMRNNMPWGYNAIRFMQRLIAERDPKVQALWRTHFGQHLEPLLNAFQALNPHLEERIVRLRLIFALVCLINSIAGLDGYYRTALGDVRGARTDAQMVDEVIAFITRGLGAPQLEHA, via the coding sequence ATGGTTACTATTTCCCCTTCCGAGGAAGCGGCAAGCGCCGATGCCTCGGCCACAACCCGCATGCGCCTGCTCCTGGCTGCGATCGAGCTGATCGGCGAGCACGGCGTCGAGGGCACCTCCCTGCGCCGGATCAACGAACTGGCGGAGTGCCGGAACTCCAGCGCGGTCCACTATCACTTCGGCGGCCGGGAGAAGCTGATCGGCGCGGCGATGGAATTCATCGGCTCGCGTTGGGAAACGGACACGCTGACATCCCACGGCATTACCTCAACCGAAGCGCTGATCGAGGCCGTTGGCAAGTCGCTGCTGGATATGCGGAACAACATGCCCTGGGGCTACAACGCCATCCGCTTCATGCAGCGGCTGATCGCCGAGCGCGACCCCAAGGTGCAGGCATTGTGGCGTACCCACTTCGGCCAGCACCTGGAGCCGCTGCTGAATGCCTTTCAGGCGCTGAACCCGCATCTCGAGGAAAGGATCGTTCGCCTGCGGCTCATCTTTGCGCTGGTTTGCCTGATTAACAGCATTGCGGGGCTGGATGGCTACTACCGCACCGCTTTGGGCGATGTGCGGGGGGCGCGCACCGACGCGCAGATGGTGGACGAGGTTATCGCCTTCATCACTCGCGGGTTGGGCGCGCCGCAGCTTGAGCATGCCTGA
- a CDS encoding HPr family phosphocarrier protein yields the protein METLELSKTVTILNKRGLHARASAKFVTLASQFDANVQVCKDGAKVAGTSIMGLMMLAAGIGEDITINASGRQAGEALSALVALVEAKFNEE from the coding sequence ATGGAAACGCTGGAGCTGTCAAAGACGGTTACGATCCTCAACAAGCGCGGCCTGCACGCGCGGGCGTCGGCCAAGTTCGTCACGCTCGCCTCCCAGTTCGATGCGAACGTGCAAGTCTGCAAGGATGGCGCCAAGGTCGCCGGCACCTCCATCATGGGCCTGATGATGCTGGCCGCCGGCATTGGCGAGGACATCACCATCAACGCCTCCGGCCGCCAGGCCGGCGAGGCGCTCTCGGCGCTGGTGGCGCTGGTCGAGGCCAAGTTCAACGAAGAGTAA
- a CDS encoding thiamine pyrophosphate-binding protein, with protein MAETIRTAAQQLVDCLIAQGATHAFCVPGESYLAVLDALHDVQDRIRLITCRHEAGAANMASAYGSLTGRPGLCFVTRGPGATHAAIGVHTARQDSIPMILFIGQVARQDRDREAFQEVDYRQMFGTLAKWVAEVDDPNRMAEYVDRAYAVAMSGRPGPVVLALPEDMLVEPSTGPTFGRVEPAVSAPALSSIEQLKALLAGSMRPLVLLGGSGWSEEGLANLRIFVEANDLPVATTFRRKSLFDNTHPNYAGDLGIGPNPRLAERVKDADLLLVFGSRLSEMTTSGYTLIQPPVPQQRLIHIHPDANELGKVYQPVLSIASSLDEAAHALAAIRVDAAAWAGEAARAHADYQDWIRPVVVGEGVNLAEVMAHLDRTLPHDAILTNGAGNFAAWLHRFYQHRRYRTQLAPTSGAMGYGLPAAIAAKIVHPERTVVCVAGDGDFVMSVQELATAAQYGVNIIVLIANNGVYGTIRMHQSREYPGRVSGTVLANPDFVALGASFGCFAAKVERTEDFAPAFEAAVASNRPAVLELPVSARHIAPGKTLSDL; from the coding sequence ATGGCCGAAACCATCCGCACCGCCGCGCAACAACTGGTCGATTGTCTCATCGCCCAGGGCGCAACCCATGCCTTCTGCGTTCCGGGCGAGAGCTACCTCGCCGTGCTCGATGCGCTGCATGACGTTCAGGATCGCATCCGGCTCATCACCTGCCGTCACGAAGCGGGGGCCGCCAACATGGCGAGCGCCTACGGCAGCCTGACCGGCCGCCCCGGCCTCTGTTTCGTCACCCGCGGCCCCGGCGCGACCCATGCCGCCATCGGCGTGCACACCGCCCGGCAGGATTCCATCCCGATGATCCTGTTCATCGGTCAGGTGGCGCGGCAGGACCGGGACCGCGAAGCCTTTCAGGAGGTGGACTACCGCCAGATGTTCGGCACGCTGGCCAAGTGGGTGGCGGAGGTGGACGACCCCAACCGCATGGCCGAATATGTGGACCGCGCCTATGCCGTCGCCATGAGTGGCCGCCCCGGCCCGGTGGTGCTCGCCCTGCCGGAGGACATGCTGGTGGAGCCGAGCACGGGTCCCACCTTCGGACGCGTGGAGCCCGCCGTCTCCGCGCCGGCGCTTTCCTCCATCGAACAGCTGAAGGCGCTGCTGGCGGGCTCGATGCGCCCGCTGGTGCTGCTGGGCGGCAGCGGCTGGAGCGAGGAGGGGCTGGCCAACCTCAGGATTTTCGTGGAGGCGAACGACCTGCCGGTCGCCACCACCTTCCGCCGCAAGTCCCTGTTCGACAACACCCACCCCAATTACGCGGGCGACCTGGGCATCGGCCCCAACCCACGGCTCGCCGAGCGGGTGAAGGACGCAGACCTGCTGCTGGTGTTCGGCTCGCGCCTTTCGGAGATGACGACGAGCGGCTACACCCTCATCCAGCCGCCGGTGCCGCAGCAACGGCTCATCCATATTCATCCGGATGCGAACGAGCTGGGCAAGGTCTACCAGCCGGTGCTCAGCATTGCCTCCAGCCTTGATGAAGCCGCCCATGCGCTGGCCGCCATCCGGGTGGACGCCGCCGCCTGGGCGGGCGAGGCGGCCCGCGCCCATGCCGATTATCAGGACTGGATCAGGCCGGTCGTGGTAGGCGAGGGCGTGAACCTTGCGGAGGTGATGGCGCATCTGGACCGCACCCTGCCGCACGATGCCATTCTCACCAACGGCGCGGGCAACTTTGCCGCGTGGCTGCACCGCTTCTACCAGCACCGGCGCTACCGCACCCAGCTTGCGCCCACCAGCGGGGCCATGGGCTACGGCCTGCCCGCCGCCATCGCCGCCAAGATCGTGCACCCGGAGCGCACCGTCGTTTGCGTGGCGGGGGATGGGGATTTCGTCATGTCCGTGCAGGAACTGGCGACCGCCGCCCAGTATGGCGTCAACATCATCGTGCTCATCGCCAACAACGGCGTCTATGGCACCATCCGCATGCACCAAAGTCGGGAGTATCCGGGCCGGGTTTCCGGCACGGTCCTTGCCAACCCGGATTTCGTGGCGCTGGGCGCCAGCTTCGGCTGCTTTGCAGCAAAGGTGGAGCGCACGGAGGATTTTGCCCCGGCCTTCGAGGCGGCCGTTGCCAGCAATCGCCCGGCCGTGCTCGAGCTGCCGGTCAGCGCCCGCCACATTGCGCCGGGCAAAACGCTGAGTGATCTTTAA
- a CDS encoding PTS sugar transporter subunit IIA translates to MIGLVLVTHGRLAAEFVSAMEHVVGPQEAVKAICIGPEDDMEARRQDIAQAVEAVDAGSGVILLTDMFGGTPSNLAISLMGKPNVEVIAGINLPMLIKLATVRRTCDVTAAVEAAQEAGRKYISVASKILAGVS, encoded by the coding sequence ATGATCGGACTGGTGCTGGTCACCCACGGCCGGCTTGCGGCCGAGTTCGTCTCGGCCATGGAACATGTTGTCGGGCCGCAGGAGGCCGTGAAGGCCATCTGCATCGGCCCCGAGGACGACATGGAAGCCCGCCGGCAGGATATCGCCCAGGCAGTGGAGGCGGTGGATGCCGGCTCCGGCGTCATCCTGCTGACCGACATGTTCGGCGGCACGCCGTCGAATCTTGCCATCTCACTCATGGGCAAGCCCAATGTGGAGGTGATCGCGGGCATCAACCTGCCCATGCTCATCAAGCTGGCGACCGTACGGCGCACCTGCGACGTAACGGCCGCGGTTGAAGCCGCCCAGGAAGCCGGGCGTAAATATATTTCCGTTGCTTCCAAGATTCTCGCGGGTGTCTCCTGA
- the ppa gene encoding inorganic diphosphatase — protein MDIRYIPVGKNPPEEINVVIEIPAGGAPVKYEIDKKSGALFVDRFVNTAMVYPANYGFVPHTLSEDGDPVDVLVLTDTPVVPGCVIPARPIGVLHMEDEAGNDEKILAVPIAKLNPVYANVQSHDELPPILLERIAHFFQHYKDLEKGKWVKIVKWDGPEAARKAIVEGVERAGGKLTAA, from the coding sequence ATGGATATTCGTTACATTCCGGTCGGCAAGAACCCGCCCGAAGAGATCAACGTCGTGATCGAGATCCCGGCAGGCGGCGCGCCTGTGAAGTATGAGATCGACAAGAAATCGGGTGCGCTGTTCGTCGATCGTTTCGTCAACACCGCCATGGTGTACCCGGCCAACTACGGCTTCGTGCCGCACACCCTGTCGGAAGACGGCGACCCCGTTGACGTGCTGGTGCTGACCGATACCCCGGTCGTGCCGGGCTGCGTCATCCCCGCCCGCCCCATCGGCGTTCTTCACATGGAAGACGAAGCCGGCAACGACGAGAAGATCCTCGCCGTCCCCATCGCCAAGCTGAACCCGGTTTACGCCAACGTGCAGAGCCACGACGAGCTGCCGCCGATCCTGCTGGAGCGCATCGCCCACTTCTTCCAGCACTACAAGGACCTGGAAAAGGGCAAGTGGGTGAAGATCGTGAAGTGGGACGGCCCCGAGGCCGCCCGCAAGGCGATCGTTGAAGGCGTCGAGCGCGCCGGCGGCAAGCTGACCGCCGCCTGA
- a CDS encoding HPr kinase/phosphorylase, translating to MTGPEEVPAIGAGAEDGVLQHASCVSCHGRGVLIMGEPGTGKSSLALRLIDRGAMLVADDYTLLTRAGDALVATPPRRIAGLIEVRGLGIFRLPFRRNIPLVLTVRLGREDERLPEPKEWEMLGVTVPLIVMDALRDDSPLKVEMALSGGPLPL from the coding sequence ATGACCGGCCCGGAAGAGGTCCCCGCCATCGGCGCCGGCGCTGAGGACGGCGTGCTTCAGCACGCCAGCTGCGTTTCCTGCCACGGCCGGGGTGTGCTCATCATGGGCGAGCCGGGCACGGGCAAATCAAGCCTTGCCCTGCGTCTTATTGACCGGGGCGCGATGCTGGTGGCGGACGACTACACGCTGCTGACTCGCGCGGGCGACGCGCTGGTCGCGACCCCGCCCCGGCGAATCGCCGGGCTCATCGAAGTGCGCGGCCTTGGCATTTTTCGCCTGCCCTTCCGGCGCAATATTCCTCTTGTTCTTACGGTCCGTCTCGGCCGGGAGGACGAGCGGTTGCCAGAACCCAAAGAATGGGAGATGTTGGGCGTCACTGTGCCGTTGATCGTAATGGATGCTTTACGCGACGACTCGCCGCTCAAGGTGGAGATGGCTTTGAGCGGCGGGCCACTTCCGCTATAA
- a CDS encoding alpha/beta fold hydrolase — protein sequence MAAYEDRYYWSHDGLRLHYRDYAGPDERPIVLCIPGLTRNARDFEGVAGRLAGQWRVWCLDLRGRGDSAYAKDPLTYVPLTYLRDVEALIAAEKPGRVAVIGTSLGGIIAMLMAGTLKQHLAGVLLNDVGPEIEAAGLERIGSYVGKMGPWPTWIHAAWAIRDLNAEVYPHYTMDDWLRMAKRTCYLHPSGRIVPDYDPNLAVPFKLPNGSAGVDLWPAFDALAGLPVTVLRGETSDILSDKTLARMTARGAHVTGVTVPGVGHAPSLEEPDSIAAIDAFLAHLAA from the coding sequence ATGGCCGCTTACGAGGATCGCTACTACTGGTCCCACGACGGGCTGAGGCTGCACTACCGCGACTACGCCGGGCCTGACGAGCGGCCGATCGTGCTGTGCATTCCGGGCCTCACCCGCAACGCCCGCGACTTCGAGGGCGTGGCCGGGCGGCTGGCGGGCCAATGGCGCGTCTGGTGCCTCGATCTGCGGGGGCGGGGGGATTCGGCCTACGCCAAGGACCCGCTCACCTACGTGCCGCTCACCTACCTGCGCGACGTGGAGGCGCTGATCGCCGCCGAAAAGCCGGGCAGGGTCGCGGTCATCGGCACGTCCTTAGGGGGCATCATCGCCATGCTGATGGCGGGCACGCTCAAGCAGCATCTGGCGGGCGTGCTGCTCAACGACGTGGGGCCGGAAATCGAGGCGGCGGGGCTGGAGCGCATCGGCAGCTACGTGGGCAAGATGGGCCCCTGGCCCACCTGGATACATGCGGCCTGGGCGATCCGCGACCTCAACGCCGAGGTCTACCCCCACTACACCATGGACGACTGGCTCCGCATGGCCAAGCGCACCTGCTACCTGCACCCGAGCGGGCGTATCGTGCCCGATTACGACCCCAACCTCGCGGTGCCGTTCAAACTGCCCAACGGCTCGGCCGGCGTCGATCTGTGGCCCGCCTTCGATGCGCTGGCCGGCCTGCCGGTCACCGTGCTGCGCGGCGAGACGTCCGACATCCTCAGCGACAAAACCCTCGCCCGCATGACGGCGCGCGGGGCTCACGTCACCGGCGTTACCGTGCCCGGCGTCGGCCACGCCCCCTCGCTGGAGGAGCCGGACTCCATCGCCGCGATCGATGCGTTCCTCGCCCATCTGGCGGCATAG
- a CDS encoding response regulator transcription factor, translating into MNATIALVDDDRNILTSVSIALQAEGFTVRVYSDGASALKALLDNPPDLAVLDIKMPRMDGMELLRRLREKSKLPVIFLTSKDDEIDEALGLAMGADDYIGKPFSQRLLIERIRAVLRRSASRNDPDLAAEPEEQAMIRGRLAMYPAKHEVTWDGKEVSLTVTEFLILQALAQRPGFVKSRDQLMDAAYSDDVYVDDRTIDSHIKRLRKKFRAVDGDFKSIETLYGVGYRFNE; encoded by the coding sequence GTGAACGCCACGATTGCCCTGGTTGATGATGACCGCAACATTCTCACCTCCGTCAGCATTGCGTTGCAGGCGGAGGGTTTCACCGTACGCGTCTATTCCGACGGCGCGTCGGCGCTGAAGGCCTTGCTCGACAACCCGCCCGACCTGGCGGTGCTGGACATCAAGATGCCCCGCATGGACGGCATGGAGCTGCTGCGCCGCCTGCGGGAGAAGTCCAAGCTGCCGGTGATCTTCCTCACCTCCAAGGATGATGAGATCGACGAGGCGCTGGGCCTTGCCATGGGCGCGGACGACTACATCGGCAAGCCGTTCTCGCAGCGGCTGCTCATCGAGCGCATCCGCGCCGTGCTGCGCCGCTCCGCCTCGCGCAACGACCCGGATCTCGCCGCCGAGCCCGAGGAGCAGGCGATGATCCGCGGCCGCCTCGCCATGTACCCGGCCAAGCATGAGGTGACGTGGGACGGCAAGGAGGTCTCGCTCACCGTTACCGAATTCCTCATCCTGCAGGCGCTGGCCCAGCGTCCCGGCTTCGTGAAGTCGCGCGACCAGCTGATGGACGCGGCCTACAGCGATGATGTCTATGTGGACGATCGCACCATCGACAGCCACATCAAGCGCCTTCGCAAGAAGTTTCGCGCGGTGGACGGCGACTTCAAGAGCATCGAGACCCTTTACGGCGTGGGCTACCGGTTCAACGAATGA
- the rapZ gene encoding RNase adapter RapZ: protein MSQQPLSPVQVSPAQGADRQPTTRLLLVTGMSGAGKSSALKVLEDLGYEAVDNLPISLLTKLLATEDTGDHAPDRPIALGIDSRTRAFDAEQIVQTLKDLRDRENIAVSVLFLDCSGEELSRRFSETRRRHPLALDRPVQDGIARERELLAPLRRWADVVLDTTQYSSRQLRHALSSRFALARSSDMTLTIMSFGYARGIPRDADLVFDMRFLSNPHWVEDLRPLTGQDDGVGQYIEADPNFAPAFDKFHDVISYLLPLYRKEGKAYLTVAFGCTGGKHRSVFVAERMAAVLRNEGHVLSIVHRDLRSQTQGAEQSLTEKAESISV from the coding sequence ATGTCTCAACAGCCCCTGAGCCCTGTTCAGGTGAGCCCTGCCCAGGGCGCCGATCGGCAACCGACAACCCGGCTTCTGCTGGTCACCGGCATGTCGGGCGCCGGAAAATCCTCGGCCCTCAAGGTGCTTGAGGACCTGGGTTATGAGGCCGTCGACAACCTGCCCATCAGCCTGCTGACCAAGCTGCTGGCGACGGAGGATACCGGCGATCATGCGCCGGATCGTCCCATCGCGCTCGGCATCGACAGCCGCACGCGCGCCTTTGACGCCGAACAGATTGTCCAGACGCTGAAGGACCTGCGCGACAGGGAGAACATTGCGGTCAGCGTTCTGTTCCTCGACTGCTCGGGCGAAGAGTTGAGCCGCCGTTTTTCCGAGACGCGCCGTCGCCATCCGCTGGCGCTCGACCGGCCGGTGCAGGACGGCATCGCCCGCGAACGGGAGCTGCTCGCGCCGCTGCGGCGCTGGGCTGACGTGGTGCTCGACACCACCCAGTATTCCTCGCGCCAGCTGCGCCATGCGCTCTCCAGCCGGTTCGCGCTGGCCCGCTCCAGCGACATGACGCTGACCATCATGTCCTTCGGCTATGCGCGCGGCATCCCGCGCGATGCCGACCTGGTGTTCGACATGCGCTTCCTCTCCAACCCGCACTGGGTAGAGGATCTGCGCCCCTTGACCGGGCAGGACGACGGCGTGGGCCAGTATATCGAGGCCGACCCCAACTTCGCCCCCGCCTTCGACAAGTTTCATGACGTGATCTCGTACCTTCTTCCGCTTTACCGGAAGGAAGGAAAGGCCTATCTGACCGTCGCTTTCGGATGCACGGGCGGCAAGCACCGCTCGGTGTTTGTTGCGGAGCGCATGGCGGCAGTCCTCAGAAACGAGGGGCACGTCCTTTCCATCGTGCATCGCGACCTGCGGTCCCAGACCCAGGGCGCGGAGCAATCCCTGACCGAAAAAGCAGAGAGTATCAGCGTATGA